A stretch of Gymnodinialimonas phycosphaerae DNA encodes these proteins:
- a CDS encoding Rne/Rng family ribonuclease yields the protein MAKTMLIDATHAEETRVVVADGTRVDEFDFESLNKRQLAGNIYLAKVTRVEPSLQAAFIDYGGNRHGFLAFSEIHPDYYQIPVADREALLAEERAYAEQEAREEEEESSKPKRRRRRRRTDTKAEDAGNDAVATGTPSGMDVVDLEDGENAGDEASGTDDADSFEGLSPMELVKETPVEEPDTDESSDADDSDAGDSDADDSDDAEADTDADDNTETVADDDDVEEIRPVRKPRPKKYKIQEVIKVRQIMLVQVVKEERGNKGAALTTYLSLAGRYCVLMPNTARGGGISRKITNAADRKKLKDIATALDVPQGAGLIVRTAGSQRTKVEIKRDYEYLQRQWEQIRELTLKSIAPAPIYQEGDLIHRTIRDLYNRDIGEVIVEGEAGYKHAKNFMKMIMPSHAKNVKQHTGGVPLFAKYKVESYLSDMFNPTVQLKSGGYIVINITEALVAIDVNSGRSTKEGSIEDTATKTNLEAAEEVARQVRLRDLAGLIVIDFIDMDERRNNNAVEKRIKDKLKTDRARIQVGRISTFGLMEMSRQRLRPGMLEATTQACHHCHGTGLVRSDDSLALSILRMLEEESTRGRSKEVLLTAPVGIVNYLINFKREYLDAIEARTGMAIRIEADASLIVPDYKIEKFKTATRKITAVAPIVSMDSSLMDDIDEDVPDEIEEVVEEAEVAEDDQPKKKRRRRRGGRGRRRNGDDAGENGGENGGENTDSAEVASAEEGATEATADADADAVGEGDGEAAAQDGDDQPKKRRRSRRGGRGRKSEGSAEATEAEVAPVDAPAEPAPEPATETSEGPAEEPATEPAVAEAAEAEPTPEPEAEPAPEPEVTEAAPETVAAEPEPELVSEPEPEPELVAAEPAPAPAASPEEPAKPKRRGWWSRG from the coding sequence TCGAACCCTCGTTGCAGGCGGCCTTTATCGACTACGGCGGGAACCGGCACGGCTTCCTCGCGTTTTCGGAAATCCACCCCGATTACTACCAGATCCCGGTCGCGGACCGCGAAGCTCTGCTGGCCGAAGAACGCGCCTATGCCGAGCAGGAGGCCCGCGAGGAGGAAGAGGAATCTTCCAAACCAAAGCGCCGCCGTCGGCGTCGCCGCACAGACACCAAGGCCGAAGATGCGGGCAATGATGCCGTTGCTACGGGCACGCCGTCGGGCATGGATGTCGTGGACCTTGAAGACGGCGAAAACGCCGGGGATGAGGCGTCCGGTACGGACGACGCGGACTCTTTCGAGGGGCTGTCCCCGATGGAACTGGTGAAGGAAACCCCTGTTGAGGAGCCGGATACCGATGAGTCCTCGGACGCCGATGACTCGGACGCGGGTGACTCGGACGCGGATGACTCGGACGACGCAGAGGCCGATACCGACGCGGACGACAACACCGAGACCGTGGCCGACGACGACGACGTTGAAGAAATCCGCCCCGTCCGCAAGCCCCGCCCCAAGAAGTACAAGATCCAGGAGGTCATCAAAGTCCGCCAGATCATGCTGGTGCAGGTCGTCAAGGAAGAACGCGGCAATAAAGGCGCTGCGCTGACCACGTACCTGTCGCTGGCGGGCCGCTACTGTGTGCTGATGCCCAACACGGCGCGCGGGGGCGGGATCTCTCGCAAGATCACCAATGCCGCCGACCGCAAGAAGCTGAAGGATATCGCCACGGCGCTGGACGTGCCCCAGGGCGCGGGCCTGATCGTGCGCACGGCAGGCAGCCAGCGCACCAAGGTCGAGATCAAGCGCGATTACGAATACCTGCAACGCCAGTGGGAACAGATCCGGGAATTGACGCTGAAATCCATCGCGCCGGCCCCGATCTACCAGGAAGGCGACCTGATCCACCGCACCATTCGCGACCTTTACAACCGCGATATCGGTGAGGTGATCGTGGAAGGCGAGGCGGGCTACAAGCACGCCAAGAACTTCATGAAGATGATCATGCCGTCCCACGCCAAGAACGTGAAACAGCATACCGGCGGCGTGCCTCTGTTCGCCAAATACAAGGTGGAATCGTATCTGTCGGATATGTTCAACCCGACGGTGCAGCTGAAGTCCGGCGGCTATATCGTGATCAACATCACCGAGGCGCTGGTCGCCATTGACGTGAACTCTGGCCGCTCCACCAAAGAGGGCAGCATCGAGGACACGGCGACGAAAACCAACCTTGAGGCCGCCGAAGAGGTGGCGCGCCAGGTGCGTCTGCGCGACCTTGCCGGTCTGATCGTGATCGACTTCATCGACATGGACGAGCGGCGCAACAACAACGCTGTCGAGAAGCGCATCAAGGACAAGCTGAAGACCGACCGCGCCCGCATTCAGGTGGGCCGGATCAGCACGTTTGGCCTGATGGAAATGTCGCGCCAGCGCCTGCGCCCCGGCATGTTGGAGGCCACGACGCAGGCCTGTCACCATTGCCATGGCACCGGTCTGGTCCGCTCGGACGATAGCCTCGCGCTGTCGATCCTGCGCATGCTGGAAGAGGAAAGCACGCGCGGCCGCTCGAAAGAGGTGCTGCTGACAGCGCCCGTGGGGATCGTGAACTACCTGATCAACTTCAAGCGCGAGTATCTGGACGCGATTGAGGCGCGCACCGGCATGGCGATCCGCATCGAGGCCGACGCGAGCCTGATTGTGCCGGATTACAAGATCGAGAAGTTCAAGACCGCCACCCGCAAGATCACCGCCGTTGCGCCGATCGTGTCGATGGACTCCAGCCTGATGGACGACATCGATGAGGATGTCCCGGACGAGATCGAAGAGGTGGTTGAAGAGGCGGAAGTCGCCGAAGACGATCAACCCAAGAAAAAGCGCCGCCGCCGTCGCGGGGGCCGGGGCCGTCGCCGGAATGGCGACGACGCTGGTGAGAACGGCGGTGAGAATGGTGGCGAGAACACTGACTCCGCCGAGGTGGCCTCAGCCGAGGAGGGGGCCACCGAGGCAACCGCCGATGCCGATGCCGACGCCGTAGGCGAAGGTGATGGCGAGGCCGCTGCGCAAGACGGCGACGACCAGCCCAAGAAGCGCCGCCGCTCGCGGCGCGGCGGACGTGGTCGCAAGTCCGAGGGCTCTGCCGAGGCAACAGAGGCCGAAGTGGCCCCGGTCGACGCGCCAGCCGAGCCCGCACCTGAGCCCGCAACGGAAACTTCCGAGGGGCCTGCCGAAGAGCCAGCCACGGAACCCGCTGTGGCCGAGGCCGCCGAGGCCGAGCCCACGCCGGAGCCGGAAGCAGAACCTGCGCCAGAGCCGGAGGTCACAGAAGCAGCGCCCGAGACGGTCGCAGCAGAACCGGAGCCTGAGCTTGTGTCGGAGCCCGAACCGGAGCCCGAGCTTGTCGCGGCAGAGCCCGCGCCCGCGCCCGCCGCCTCCCCCGAGGAACCGGCCAAGCCGAAACGGCGCGGCTGGTGGTCGCGGGGCTGA